In Niallia sp. FSL W8-0635, one genomic interval encodes:
- a CDS encoding FecCD family ABC transporter permease yields the protein MFLNKRKAAYVYAAFFLLFAIVIGISIGTISVPILSVVKILASYVGPESLLTNVDPMHINIVQNIRLPRVLLAGLVGASLSIAGAAFQGLLRNPLADPYTLGVSSGASVGAVITLFFQFSIPFLGGLTLPFMSVLFSFFTILFVVFFAKKMDPAMRVETIILTGIIIGSFLSAFISLMIALTGNELRQIIGWLLGSVSMRGWEYIKIILPFFVVGSGLLLSQGKELNALAFGEERAQHLGIHVQRRKMIILLAGSMLTGAAVAVSGTIGFVGLVIPHFVRIIVGPDHRHLMGISLFVGSGFMILADLLARTIISPTELPIGVITALVGAPVFAGLLLRRRKRSLK from the coding sequence ATGTTTTTAAATAAAAGAAAAGCGGCTTATGTTTATGCCGCTTTTTTTCTCCTTTTTGCGATTGTGATTGGAATATCGATAGGAACCATCTCTGTTCCTATCTTATCTGTGGTAAAAATACTAGCAAGTTATGTTGGACCAGAAAGCTTATTAACGAATGTCGATCCAATGCATATCAATATCGTCCAAAATATTCGTCTCCCTAGAGTGCTGCTGGCAGGACTTGTCGGTGCGAGCCTTTCTATTGCGGGAGCCGCTTTCCAAGGGTTATTGAGAAATCCACTGGCAGACCCATATACACTCGGGGTTTCATCTGGAGCATCTGTTGGAGCAGTCATTACATTGTTTTTTCAATTTAGTATACCGTTTCTTGGCGGGCTGACTTTGCCATTTATGAGTGTACTATTCTCCTTTTTCACCATTTTATTTGTAGTCTTTTTTGCGAAAAAAATGGATCCAGCGATGCGAGTAGAGACGATTATTTTAACAGGTATTATTATTGGTTCTTTTTTAAGTGCATTTATTTCTCTTATGATCGCATTAACAGGAAACGAGCTTCGCCAAATTATTGGCTGGTTACTTGGAAGTGTCTCCATGAGAGGGTGGGAATATATAAAAATTATTCTCCCATTCTTTGTAGTTGGTTCTGGTCTTCTTCTTTCGCAAGGTAAGGAATTAAATGCTTTAGCTTTTGGTGAAGAAAGAGCCCAGCATTTAGGGATTCATGTGCAAAGAAGAAAAATGATTATTTTGCTAGCTGGTTCTATGTTAACAGGAGCAGCGGTAGCGGTATCAGGTACAATCGGATTTGTTGGTTTGGTGATTCCCCACTTTGTTCGAATCATTGTTGGTCCTGACCACAGGCATTTAATGGGGATTTCTCTTTTTGTCGGCAGTGGCTTTATGATTTTAGCTGATTTATTAGCGAGAACGATTATTTCCCCGACGGAATTACCGATAGGGGTTATTACAGCATTAGTCGGTGCTCCGGTGTTTGCTGGATTATTACTGAGAAGAAGGAAGAGGAGTTTAAAATAA
- a CDS encoding heme ABC transporter ATP-binding protein, translating into MLNVRNLFFQYETKQILQDISFAVNKGEMVGILGPNGSGKTTLMKIISGILTPQEGQVEIKGRPIAQYKTKELAKVVAVLSQHVNESFSYTVREIVSLGRYAHQSGLFQSWSAKDEEMLNEVMRQTGVVAFQDKSIHELSGGEKQRVYLAQALAQEPEILLLDEPTNHLDLSYQKELLDNLREWSRERNLTIICIFHDLNLAGLYCDRLLLLHDGKVEVDASPSNVLQEERVKRIYQTDVISTFHPSRPAPQIALIPRNTMRNTMKINTEAITITSERIEVKVPFPLYTLSSGVIGAGMGWYKSFVNRHVDKTYRCEDYREEMEDYLCRNGFIPSETVGMMTAVYTEDVAYKLIEQPNFSVMIVVTGGIGNAVDAAMTNKHSSFINPGTINIWIFVNGKLSEQAFLQSVITATEAKAAVLRDRKIKDLETGTLATGTSTDSILVAATQEGAYLEFGGTITELGKCVAQGVYQCLTKSLDKRDRRIAPK; encoded by the coding sequence ATGCTAAATGTACGAAATCTCTTTTTTCAATATGAAACAAAACAAATTTTACAGGATATTTCTTTTGCCGTGAATAAAGGAGAGATGGTTGGTATCCTTGGACCAAATGGCAGTGGGAAAACGACGTTAATGAAAATTATTAGTGGGATTTTAACTCCACAAGAGGGACAAGTTGAGATCAAAGGGAGACCCATTGCACAGTATAAAACAAAAGAATTAGCAAAGGTAGTGGCGGTACTGTCTCAGCATGTGAATGAATCTTTTTCTTATACGGTTCGAGAAATTGTATCTTTGGGGAGATATGCACATCAATCTGGGCTCTTTCAGTCATGGAGTGCTAAAGATGAAGAGATGCTTAATGAAGTAATGAGGCAAACGGGAGTCGTTGCTTTTCAAGACAAGTCGATTCATGAATTATCTGGTGGCGAGAAACAGCGGGTATATTTGGCACAGGCACTCGCACAAGAGCCAGAAATTCTCTTATTAGATGAACCTACAAACCATTTGGATTTATCTTATCAGAAGGAATTATTGGATAACTTAAGAGAATGGAGCAGGGAACGAAATTTAACAATTATTTGTATTTTCCATGATTTAAACTTGGCAGGATTATATTGTGATCGGCTGCTTTTATTACATGATGGAAAGGTAGAAGTGGATGCTAGTCCTTCTAATGTATTGCAAGAAGAGCGGGTGAAAAGAATCTATCAAACAGATGTGATAAGTACTTTTCATCCAAGTAGACCAGCTCCTCAAATAGCGCTTATACCAAGAAATACAATGAGAAATACGATGAAAATAAATACGGAAGCTATTACGATTACATCAGAAAGAATAGAGGTGAAGGTTCCCTTTCCGCTATACACTCTTTCATCTGGTGTAATAGGTGCTGGGATGGGATGGTATAAAAGCTTTGTGAATCGACATGTAGATAAGACATATCGGTGCGAAGATTATCGGGAAGAAATGGAGGATTATTTGTGTCGAAATGGCTTTATTCCATCAGAGACAGTTGGGATGATGACAGCTGTTTACACAGAGGATGTAGCATATAAGCTTATCGAGCAGCCGAATTTTTCTGTAATGATTGTCGTAACAGGAGGAATAGGGAATGCTGTTGATGCCGCAATGACTAACAAACATTCTTCTTTCATAAATCCGGGAACAATTAATATTTGGATTTTTGTTAACGGCAAATTATCAGAGCAAGCTTTTTTACAAAGTGTCATTACCGCTACAGAAGCAAAGGCAGCGGTCTTGCGGGATCGGAAGATAAAGGATTTGGAAACAGGAACCCTTGCAACAGGTACTTCAACAGACAGTATATTGGTGGCTGCTACTCAAGAAGGAGCCTACCTCGAATTTGGAGGTACGATTACGGAGCTTGGAAAGTGTGTAGCACAAGGCGTCTATCAGTGTCTGACAAAGTCATTAGATAAAAGGGATAGGAGGATAGCACCTAAATGA
- the cbiB gene encoding adenosylcobinamide-phosphate synthase CbiB, translating to MIGHLISITLAIILDKIIGDPPSWPHPVKGMGKLISYLDQRLNSRQNQRIKGLWMLIIVLVTIFLLSYFLVYISYQLHWWIGVIVEALLIATTIAQKSLKDAAIEVYEPLQANDLEAARRQLSYIVGRDTERLKEEEIVRATVETVAENTSDGITAPLFWAFIGGAPLSLVYRAINTCDSMVGYKNDKYREFGYFAAKCDDVVNYLPSRITAILVLLVSRSSFYRKKEAWKLLFQDAKKHPSPNSGWGEAVTAIILGIQLGGINYYGGKKSDRARMGKARQPLETRHIIESTRIADKAVVCFYLFLCIGGIGFEMANAWS from the coding sequence ATGATTGGCCATTTGATCAGCATTACACTTGCGATTATTTTAGATAAGATTATTGGTGATCCACCAAGCTGGCCTCATCCTGTAAAAGGGATGGGGAAGTTGATTTCCTATTTAGATCAAAGATTGAATAGCAGGCAAAATCAGAGAATAAAGGGATTATGGATGCTCATCATTGTTTTAGTGACCATCTTTTTGCTTAGCTATTTCCTCGTTTATATTAGCTATCAGCTTCATTGGTGGATCGGGGTAATCGTGGAAGCTCTTCTTATCGCAACAACAATAGCACAAAAAAGTCTAAAGGATGCAGCGATAGAGGTTTATGAACCTTTGCAGGCTAATGATTTAGAGGCAGCGCGAAGGCAGCTGTCTTATATTGTAGGGAGAGATACAGAGCGATTAAAGGAAGAAGAAATTGTACGAGCGACAGTAGAGACAGTTGCAGAAAATACAAGTGATGGTATTACTGCTCCACTGTTTTGGGCATTTATTGGTGGTGCCCCGTTAAGTTTGGTTTATAGGGCCATTAATACATGTGATAGTATGGTTGGTTATAAGAATGATAAATATAGAGAATTTGGGTATTTCGCTGCGAAATGTGATGATGTTGTCAACTACTTGCCTAGTCGAATAACAGCAATTCTCGTGCTGTTAGTTAGTCGTAGTTCTTTCTATCGCAAAAAGGAAGCCTGGAAGCTGTTATTTCAAGATGCAAAGAAGCACCCTTCTCCAAACAGTGGCTGGGGCGAAGCTGTGACAGCGATTATCCTCGGCATACAGCTCGGGGGGATAAACTATTACGGAGGAAAGAAGTCCGATCGGGCACGAATGGGAAAAGCGCGGCAGCCTTTAGAAACTAGACATATTATTGAGTCAACTAGAATTGCTGATAAAGCAGTTGTTTGCTTTTACCTTTTTTTATGTATAGGAGGAATTGGATTTGAAATGGCCAATGCATGGAGCTAA
- the cobD gene encoding threonine-phosphate decarboxylase CobD has translation MKWPMHGANPQYIYKKTNLEMPVDTIDFSANINPLGPPPILLEMWNDLFQTVHLYPDPFASRLKEKVSNKYGLHPKQLLIGNGAAEIISLLGRILAGKKVLLLQPAFSEYEEVCRINQCDIHHHYLSVETGWELIPSELEKDIRHVDAIFLCNPNNPTGIYYPKQVVEELLAICKKNDCYVILDEAFYDFVIGYEDMLPLLKKFSNLIVIRSLTKMYSIPGIRLGYVFASEEMIAQLQQLQSQWSINGIALSVGELLMEQEMFLNKTQSYIEEEKERLFSFFQKAHFAYSNSAANYYLLRDTRLTDQKDLLTFLLNNGIIARHTYNYPSLEGRWLRFAIKSREENQQLQGVLAKWKQSHPLSL, from the coding sequence TTGAAATGGCCAATGCATGGAGCTAATCCCCAGTATATTTATAAAAAGACAAATTTAGAAATGCCAGTAGATACGATTGATTTTAGTGCTAATATCAACCCTTTAGGACCTCCGCCTATTCTATTGGAAATGTGGAATGACTTATTTCAGACAGTCCATCTTTATCCAGACCCTTTTGCAAGTCGTTTAAAGGAGAAAGTTTCAAACAAGTATGGACTTCATCCAAAGCAGCTCTTAATTGGTAATGGAGCTGCGGAAATCATTTCTTTATTAGGAAGAATACTTGCGGGGAAAAAAGTATTGCTTCTTCAGCCTGCTTTTTCGGAATATGAAGAAGTGTGCAGAATTAATCAATGTGATATCCATCATCATTACCTATCAGTGGAAACAGGCTGGGAGCTAATTCCATCTGAATTGGAAAAGGATATTCGTCATGTGGATGCTATATTTTTATGTAATCCTAATAATCCAACCGGTATATATTATCCGAAACAAGTAGTAGAAGAGTTGTTGGCTATTTGTAAAAAAAATGATTGTTATGTCATCTTGGATGAGGCTTTCTACGATTTTGTGATTGGGTATGAGGATATGCTTCCCCTCTTAAAAAAATTCTCAAACCTTATTGTAATCCGTTCCTTGACAAAGATGTACAGTATTCCAGGGATACGTCTTGGCTATGTATTCGCATCTGAGGAAATGATTGCGCAATTACAACAGCTTCAATCTCAATGGAGTATTAATGGGATTGCCTTAAGTGTTGGCGAATTATTAATGGAACAAGAGATGTTTCTGAATAAAACGCAAAGCTATATAGAAGAAGAAAAGGAAAGATTATTTTCCTTTTTTCAGAAAGCACACTTTGCGTATTCCAACTCTGCTGCTAATTATTACTTACTAAGAGATACTAGGTTAACAGATCAAAAAGACCTCCTTACTTTCTTGTTAAACAATGGCATCATTGCAAGACATACATATAATTATCCGAGTTTAGAAGGACGATGGCTACGCTTTGCCATTAAAAGCAGGGAAGAGAATCAGCAATTGCAAGGAGTGTTAGCTAAATGGAAACAAAGTCATCCATTATCTTTGTAA
- a CDS encoding bifunctional adenosylcobinamide kinase/adenosylcobinamide-phosphate guanylyltransferase, translating to METKSSIIFVTGGVRSGKSSFAESLAIEYARKEKADLHYIATAVNTDTEMQERIAKHQQIRKTQKVKWNSHEQAVNIGELAEVFSKKDVLLLDCLTVLVNNELFFKDQRQEMIEDKLKKDLVALSRSCRYLILVSNEVTYEPSTDPFVQNYSRILNRLHYFLVQHAKEAYLVEFGIAKKKKGGKK from the coding sequence ATGGAAACAAAGTCATCCATTATCTTTGTAACAGGAGGCGTGAGAAGCGGCAAATCTTCTTTTGCTGAGAGCTTGGCAATAGAATATGCAAGAAAGGAAAAAGCAGATTTGCATTATATAGCCACAGCTGTTAATACAGATACAGAAATGCAAGAAAGAATTGCAAAACATCAGCAAATAAGAAAAACACAAAAGGTAAAATGGAATAGCCATGAACAGGCAGTAAATATTGGCGAATTGGCAGAGGTTTTTTCCAAAAAGGATGTTCTTTTGCTTGATTGTTTAACAGTATTAGTCAATAATGAACTTTTTTTTAAAGACCAACGGCAGGAAATGATAGAGGATAAGCTGAAAAAGGATCTAGTGGCGTTAAGTCGAAGCTGCAGATATCTTATTCTTGTGAGCAATGAAGTTACATATGAGCCGTCAACAGATCCATTTGTACAGAACTATAGCAGGATTTTAAATAGACTCCATTATTTCCTTGTGCAGCATGCAAAGGAAGCTTATTTGGTAGAATTCGGAATCGCAAAAAAGAAGAAGGGAGGAAAAAAATGA
- a CDS encoding cobyric acid synthase produces the protein MKGVMIQGTSSDVGKSLIATALCRMVANEGIKVAPFKSQNMSNNSYVTVDGKEIGRAQGIQAEAARTEATVWMNPILLKPRSDLQSEVVLLGEASTTLSGRGYREQFYDEGIRIIQKSLDYLQSHYEMVIMEGAGSPVEINLKDRELVNMKVAEMADIPVILVADIDRGGVFASIIGTLALFSEEERSRVKGIIINKFRGDPTLFEDGVQWLKEKTGIPVLGVLPFIHNHMIEGEDSLSIREKRLTTTKDVIDLAVVNNRYMSNFTDIEPFFLEDDVSIRLVDKGEDLGNPDAVIIPGTKSTIDDLKEMKRNGLATQLQSYYKQGGRVIGLCGGYQMLCTALKDPYGADTGSRGEEIEGIGLIPARTTFEKKKETIRVEGRYHPSTMLAAERIEGYEIHLGKTEYASLDERCPFLLLSNRREEGYYREDGRLIGTYMHHLFYNDGFRHTWLNQIRLQKGTEQRERLFIQAQKDERFDSLADEMKKHLDWERILDILQGGDRQ, from the coding sequence ATGAAGGGTGTGATGATACAGGGGACTTCATCTGATGTTGGGAAAAGTCTGATTGCTACTGCTTTATGCCGAATGGTGGCAAATGAGGGGATAAAAGTAGCCCCATTTAAATCACAAAATATGTCTAATAATTCTTATGTCACAGTAGATGGAAAAGAAATTGGCAGGGCGCAAGGAATTCAGGCGGAAGCAGCAAGGACGGAAGCAACAGTTTGGATGAACCCGATTCTCTTAAAACCAAGATCTGATTTACAATCAGAGGTTGTCCTGCTTGGAGAAGCAAGTACGACTCTTTCTGGCAGAGGGTATCGTGAACAATTTTATGATGAAGGAATTCGTATTATTCAAAAAAGCCTTGATTACCTTCAAAGCCACTATGAGATGGTAATTATGGAAGGCGCGGGTAGCCCAGTAGAAATTAATTTGAAAGACAGAGAGCTTGTAAACATGAAGGTTGCGGAAATGGCTGATATTCCTGTAATTCTCGTTGCGGATATTGACCGTGGAGGCGTGTTTGCAAGTATTATTGGAACGCTAGCTCTATTTTCAGAAGAAGAACGGAGCAGGGTTAAGGGGATTATTATTAATAAGTTTCGCGGGGATCCAACTCTTTTTGAAGATGGCGTTCAATGGCTGAAGGAAAAGACAGGTATTCCTGTCCTCGGAGTCCTTCCTTTTATTCATAACCATATGATTGAAGGAGAGGACTCGTTATCTATCCGGGAGAAAAGATTAACCACTACAAAAGATGTTATCGATTTGGCAGTAGTAAACAATCGTTATATGTCCAATTTCACAGATATAGAACCATTTTTCCTAGAAGATGATGTTAGTATCCGCCTGGTTGATAAAGGCGAAGATTTAGGGAATCCAGATGCGGTCATTATTCCAGGTACGAAAAGTACAATAGATGATTTGAAAGAAATGAAGAGGAACGGATTAGCAACCCAGCTTCAAAGCTATTATAAGCAAGGTGGCAGAGTAATAGGATTATGCGGAGGATATCAAATGCTTTGTACGGCTCTAAAGGATCCATATGGTGCTGATACTGGGAGCAGAGGCGAAGAAATTGAAGGGATAGGGCTTATACCTGCAAGGACGACCTTTGAAAAGAAAAAAGAAACTATTCGTGTGGAAGGCCGCTATCATCCCTCTACGATGTTAGCAGCAGAAAGAATAGAGGGGTATGAAATTCATTTAGGAAAAACAGAATATGCTTCTTTAGATGAAAGATGTCCTTTTTTATTGCTTTCTAATAGGAGGGAAGAAGGCTATTATCGAGAAGATGGAAGATTGATAGGTACTTATATGCACCATCTATTTTATAATGATGGTTTTCGTCATACATGGTTAAATCAAATCCGTTTGCAAAAGGGAACGGAGCAAAGGGAAAGACTGTTTATACAAGCACAGAAGGATGAACGCTTTGACTCTCTTGCTGATGAAATGAAAAAGCATCTTGATTGGGAAAGAATATTGGATATCCTTCAGGGTGGTGATAGACAATGA
- the cobS gene encoding adenosylcobinamide-GDP ribazoletransferase — MNKWFIGFLLNIQFFTAIPVRKILPMEGEFLQKSIKTFPLLGLFQGFIYMSLFFLLNEYTPFTALAIAFFVWLCTILLTGGLHLDGWMDASDAYFSYQDRKKRLEIMKDPHVGAFGLLSVVLLLSTKFLFIYEIVTRMQDFTYLFVMLLPLFSKAVMGWILLFVQEAKKDGLGAYFKRAVEGRGTLFYSGYFALVFLFFFFLYSQWLPLFFLFLSVSIGCYFLLSRFMKRAFGGLTGDLLGASVEGTELALWATLWLLHYFVMG, encoded by the coding sequence ATGAACAAATGGTTTATTGGTTTTCTATTAAATATTCAGTTCTTTACGGCGATACCGGTGAGAAAGATACTTCCGATGGAAGGGGAGTTTCTTCAGAAAAGTATAAAGACATTCCCTTTGCTAGGACTTTTTCAAGGCTTTATTTATATGAGCCTCTTCTTTTTGCTAAATGAATATACGCCGTTTACAGCTCTTGCAATTGCTTTCTTTGTCTGGCTCTGTACAATCTTGTTAACTGGTGGCCTTCATTTAGATGGCTGGATGGATGCAAGTGATGCTTATTTTTCTTATCAGGATAGGAAGAAAAGATTGGAGATTATGAAGGATCCTCATGTTGGTGCATTTGGTCTTTTATCCGTCGTGCTGTTATTAAGCACAAAGTTTCTTTTTATCTATGAAATCGTGACACGTATGCAAGACTTCACCTATCTTTTTGTAATGCTCCTGCCGCTTTTTTCTAAAGCTGTAATGGGATGGATCTTGCTATTTGTTCAAGAAGCAAAGAAGGACGGGCTTGGCGCATATTTTAAAAGGGCTGTTGAAGGGAGGGGAACGCTTTTTTATAGTGGATATTTTGCACTTGTTTTTCTATTTTTCTTCTTTTTGTATTCACAATGGCTGCCACTGTTCTTTCTGTTTCTCTCTGTTAGCATCGGCTGCTATTTTTTATTAAGCCGCTTTATGAAGCGAGCTTTTGGGGGATTAACAGGTGATTTATTAGGGGCAAGTGTAGAAGGGACGGAATTGGCACTATGGGCGACACTATGGTTATTGCATTATTTCGTCATGGGTTAA
- a CDS encoding histidine phosphatase family protein, whose amino-acid sequence MVIALFRHGLTAENERKAYIGWTDAPLSEKGKEKLYEKGRPMSKYEWVSASDLLRAKETAAYWFPDQRLHIISYFREINFGEWEGKTYEQLKELPDYCKWLNAPFVISATNGESFNEMAERVDKGWDCLIQQSKQSNRIAVVTHGGVIRYLLSKFDVAEKNFWDYNLSPGGGMELIWSNKESFRRKERCTLLQEVAFTGRKGGQ is encoded by the coding sequence ATGGTTATTGCATTATTTCGTCATGGGTTAACTGCTGAAAATGAACGGAAGGCATACATTGGCTGGACAGATGCTCCTTTAAGTGAAAAAGGAAAGGAGAAGCTTTATGAAAAAGGAAGGCCGATGTCTAAATATGAATGGGTAAGTGCAAGTGATTTATTACGAGCAAAAGAGACTGCAGCTTATTGGTTTCCTGACCAGCGCTTGCACATTATTTCTTATTTTCGAGAAATAAATTTTGGAGAGTGGGAAGGAAAAACATACGAACAATTAAAAGAGCTTCCTGACTATTGTAAATGGCTAAATGCTCCATTTGTGATTTCTGCAACAAATGGAGAATCCTTTAATGAGATGGCTGAGCGCGTAGATAAAGGCTGGGATTGTTTAATCCAGCAGAGTAAACAAAGCAATCGAATAGCAGTTGTCACACATGGTGGCGTGATTCGTTATTTACTTAGTAAATTTGATGTAGCAGAAAAGAATTTTTGGGACTACAACCTTTCGCCAGGAGGGGGAATGGAACTAATATGGTCCAACAAAGAAAGCTTTAGGAGGAAGGAAAGATGCACTTTATTACAGGAGGTAGCTTTCACGGGAAGAAAAGGTGGACAGTAG
- a CDS encoding bifunctional adenosylcobinamide kinase/adenosylcobinamide-phosphate guanylyltransferase, whose product MHFITGGSFHGKKRWTVAFAKEQGFIEGKILRLFDEKEINSINDEKDSFYIIEGLEWMIKNRLQEETLEQTITYIEKQVGDLLQWEREEEDRCVFLIGSDITKGIVPIDQEDRLWRDATGLIFQRIAATVDRVDVIWYGLNEQLK is encoded by the coding sequence ATGCACTTTATTACAGGAGGTAGCTTTCACGGGAAGAAAAGGTGGACAGTAGCCTTTGCGAAGGAGCAGGGATTTATAGAGGGGAAGATCCTCCGTTTGTTTGATGAAAAGGAAATAAATAGTATAAATGATGAGAAGGATTCTTTTTATATAATTGAAGGACTGGAGTGGATGATTAAAAATCGTCTGCAAGAAGAAACGTTGGAGCAAACAATCACTTATATAGAAAAACAAGTGGGGGATTTGCTTCAATGGGAAAGAGAAGAAGAAGACCGCTGCGTGTTTTTAATTGGTAGCGATATTACAAAAGGCATCGTTCCCATTGATCAAGAAGACCGCTTGTGGCGCGATGCTACAGGACTGATTTTTCAAAGAATTGCAGCAACTGTAGATAGAGTGGATGTTATTTGGTATGGGTTAAATGAGCAGTTGAAGTAG
- a CDS encoding cob(I)yrinic acid a,c-diamide adenosyltransferase translates to MRIYTKTGDKGETSIIGGRVSKDDIRVEAYGTVDELNSFVGLAVAQLVGEQFADIKEDLEKIQHELFDCGGDLASISARRQLKLTEDAIAYLEERIDAFMEETPDLERFILPGGIEAAATVHLARTVTRRAERLVVTLVKTNEDTPELPLKYLNRLSDYFFALARVINYRSNVADVEYVRSAKVFRTSKKGERNERKEN, encoded by the coding sequence ATGCGGATTTATACAAAAACAGGTGATAAAGGAGAAACAAGTATAATAGGGGGAAGAGTATCGAAGGATGATATTCGTGTAGAAGCCTACGGTACAGTTGATGAATTAAATTCTTTTGTGGGATTGGCGGTAGCGCAATTAGTTGGAGAACAATTTGCTGATATCAAAGAAGACTTAGAGAAAATCCAGCATGAATTATTTGACTGTGGGGGAGATTTAGCGAGTATTTCAGCTAGAAGACAATTGAAGTTAACAGAAGATGCTATTGCTTATTTAGAGGAACGAATTGATGCTTTTATGGAAGAAACACCAGATTTGGAGCGCTTTATCTTGCCAGGGGGCATAGAGGCGGCAGCTACAGTGCATCTTGCACGTACAGTGACAAGAAGAGCGGAACGATTAGTGGTTACATTGGTGAAAACAAATGAGGATACACCTGAATTGCCATTGAAATATTTGAATAGACTTTCCGATTACTTTTTTGCGCTTGCAAGGGTGATTAATTACAGAAGCAATGTGGCAGATGTCGAGTATGTTCGTAGTGCAAAGGTATTTCGAACAAGTAAAAAGGGAGAGAGAAATGAACGTAAAGAAAATTAA